The Caulifigura coniformis genome includes a region encoding these proteins:
- a CDS encoding DUF1559 domain-containing protein gives MSRVRVRRIGFTLIELLVVIAIIAILIALLLPAVQQAREAARRTQCKNNLKQMGLALHNYHDVFNRFTERKYGTTGTMTLAVAGTAQQSNSGRITGFVGMLPYMDQAPMYNQIQAGDPTAGTPIAAGGPRGDQSWAVWNTAPPMLKCPSDNGATTPSSTSYCFSFGDQVSGINGAVNTRGLFGAHNFKGIRDVVDGTSNTIAMSEMLSQVPTGAGPDVGFTAAANQIELGMALANNVTGIIASPSICRTVVNGRYYVSGTNVRGRRGIKWTDGPATLIGFNTVLPPNGPICADGGNWGDQNNIVLPPHSRHTGGVHGLMCDGSVRFISENIDTGNTAAQQTAGGQSVYGTWGAIGSVAGSEVVGEF, from the coding sequence GTGTCGCGTGTTCGTGTTCGTCGTATCGGTTTTACGTTGATTGAGTTGCTGGTGGTCATTGCGATCATCGCCATTCTGATCGCACTTCTGCTCCCCGCCGTTCAGCAGGCCCGCGAGGCGGCCCGTCGCACCCAGTGCAAGAACAACCTCAAGCAGATGGGGCTGGCTCTGCACAACTACCATGATGTGTTCAACCGCTTCACCGAGCGGAAGTATGGCACCACCGGCACGATGACTCTCGCAGTCGCCGGGACCGCGCAGCAGAGCAACTCGGGCCGGATCACCGGCTTTGTCGGCATGCTGCCGTACATGGACCAGGCGCCCATGTACAACCAGATCCAGGCCGGAGACCCGACGGCCGGCACTCCCATCGCTGCCGGCGGCCCCCGTGGCGACCAGAGCTGGGCTGTCTGGAACACTGCTCCTCCGATGCTGAAGTGTCCCTCCGACAACGGAGCCACCACGCCCTCATCGACGAGCTACTGCTTCAGCTTCGGCGATCAGGTTTCGGGGATTAACGGAGCCGTCAACACCCGCGGCCTCTTCGGCGCGCACAACTTCAAAGGCATCCGCGACGTGGTCGACGGCACCAGCAACACGATCGCCATGAGCGAAATGCTGTCGCAGGTTCCGACCGGCGCCGGACCGGACGTCGGCTTCACGGCCGCCGCCAACCAGATCGAACTGGGCATGGCACTGGCCAACAACGTGACCGGCATCATTGCCTCACCGTCGATCTGCCGCACCGTGGTCAACGGCCGCTACTACGTGTCGGGAACGAATGTTCGCGGCCGCCGCGGCATCAAGTGGACCGACGGGCCGGCGACGCTGATCGGCTTCAATACCGTGCTGCCGCCGAACGGACCGATCTGTGCCGATGGCGGCAACTGGGGCGACCAGAACAATATCGTTCTGCCGCCGCACAGCCGCCACACCGGCGGCGTTCACGGCCTGATGTGCGACGGATCCGTCCGCTTCATCAGCGAGAACATCGACACCGGCAACACGGCGGCCCAGCAGACGGCCGGCGGACAGAGTGTCTATGGCACGTGGGGCGCCATCGGCTCGGTCGCAGGCAGCGAGGTTGTCGGCGAGTTCTGA
- a CDS encoding DUF1559 domain-containing protein codes for MSRYRFRRFGFTLIELLVVIAIIAILIALLLPAVQQAREAARRTQCKNNLKQLGLALHNYHDVFGKFTERKYGSSGTWSLSVAGTVQQSNSARVTGFVGLLPYFDQAPMFNQIQAGDPTAGTPIAPGGPRGDQNWAVWNTAPPMLKCPSDNGATTPSSHSYCFSHGDQVENINNAIRTRGLFGRAFFNSIRDVVDGTSNTIAMSELLSQVPTGAGPDVGFTAAANQIEIGMALANNISGLIASPSLCRTVVNGRYYVSGTNVRGRRGIKWTDGPSTLVSFNTVLPPNAPICADGGNWGDQNNSVLPPQSRHTGGVHGLMCDGAVRFISDNIDTGNTAAQQPVGGGQSVYGTWGRIGSIAGSEAVGEF; via the coding sequence GTGTCGCGCTATCGATTTCGTCGTTTTGGGTTCACGCTGATTGAGTTGCTGGTGGTGATCGCGATCATCGCCATTCTGATTGCACTTCTCCTTCCTGCTGTGCAACAGGCCCGTGAGGCAGCCCGCCGCACGCAATGCAAGAACAACCTGAAGCAACTCGGGCTGGCTCTGCACAACTACCATGATGTGTTCGGCAAGTTCACCGAGCGAAAGTACGGCAGCTCCGGAACCTGGAGCCTGAGTGTTGCCGGCACCGTGCAGCAGAGCAATTCGGCACGCGTCACCGGGTTCGTGGGTCTGCTGCCCTACTTCGACCAGGCGCCGATGTTCAACCAGATCCAGGCGGGCGACCCGACGGCCGGCACGCCGATCGCTCCGGGCGGCCCCCGCGGCGACCAGAACTGGGCCGTGTGGAACACCGCGCCTCCGATGCTGAAGTGTCCCTCCGACAACGGAGCCACCACGCCCTCGTCGCACAGCTACTGCTTCAGCCACGGCGATCAGGTCGAGAACATCAACAACGCGATCCGGACTCGCGGCCTGTTCGGCCGGGCATTCTTCAATTCGATCCGCGACGTGGTCGACGGCACCAGCAACACGATCGCCATGAGCGAATTGCTGTCGCAGGTTCCGACCGGCGCCGGTCCGGACGTCGGCTTCACCGCCGCTGCCAACCAGATCGAAATCGGCATGGCCCTCGCCAACAACATCTCGGGACTGATTGCCTCTCCGTCGTTGTGCCGCACCGTGGTGAACGGTCGGTACTACGTGTCGGGAACGAATGTTCGCGGCCGCCGCGGCATCAAGTGGACCGACGGTCCGTCGACGCTGGTGTCGTTCAACACGGTCCTCCCGCCGAATGCCCCGATCTGTGCTGACGGCGGCAACTGGGGCGACCAGAACAACAGTGTTCTCCCGCCGCAGAGCCGCCACACCGGAGGCGTGCACGGCCTGATGTGTGACGGCGCCGTCCGGTTCATCAGCGACAACATCGATACCGGCAACACCGCCGCTCAGCAGCCGGTCGGTGGTGGCCAGAGCGTCTATGGCACGTGGGGCCGGATCGGCTCCATCGCGGGCAGCGAGGCGGTCGGCGAGTTCTGA
- a CDS encoding carboxypeptidase-like regulatory domain-containing protein produces MKSWVSASTLAACLLSLLQCGCSSEPAKPEVYPVTGVVTQGGKPVDGARVLFVPDDQKLQPASAITDKDGKYSVTTFAQNDGAQPGSYKIKVLKYEGGPPPAPAGGQEQRFISYEEEQKAYKEETKPTPPAKNVLPKKYEYEDRSGLAHTVPTAPSTFDIKIE; encoded by the coding sequence ATGAAATCCTGGGTTTCTGCCTCCACCCTGGCGGCGTGCCTTCTCTCCCTGTTGCAGTGCGGTTGTTCCAGTGAGCCGGCGAAGCCGGAAGTCTACCCGGTCACCGGAGTGGTGACGCAGGGTGGGAAGCCGGTTGACGGGGCCCGCGTCCTGTTCGTTCCCGACGACCAGAAGCTTCAGCCGGCGTCGGCGATCACCGACAAGGACGGCAAGTATTCGGTGACGACGTTCGCGCAGAACGACGGCGCCCAGCCGGGCAGCTACAAGATCAAGGTGTTGAAGTATGAAGGTGGCCCGCCGCCGGCTCCGGCCGGCGGACAGGAGCAGCGCTTCATCAGCTATGAAGAGGAGCAGAAGGCGTACAAGGAGGAGACGAAGCCGACTCCTCCTGCGAAGAACGTCCTTCCGAAAAAGTACGAGTACGAGGATCGCTCGGGCCTGGCCCACACCGTCCCGACCGCTCCCAGCACGTTCGACATCAAGATTGAATAG